Proteins encoded by one window of Arabidopsis thaliana chromosome 2, partial sequence:
- the DOGT1 gene encoding don-glucosyltransferase 1 (don-glucosyltransferase 1 (DOGT1); CONTAINS InterPro DOMAIN/s: UDP-glucuronosyl/UDP-glucosyltransferase (InterPro:IPR002213); BEST Arabidopsis thaliana protein match is: UDP-glucosyl transferase 73C6 (TAIR:AT2G36790.1); Has 7663 Blast hits to 7564 proteins in 401 species: Archae - 0; Bacteria - 196; Metazoa - 2172; Fungi - 32; Plants - 5134; Viruses - 64; Other Eukaryotes - 65 (source: NCBI BLink).) — MVSETTKSSPLHFVLFPFMAQGHMIPMVDIARLLAQRGVIITIVTTPHNAARFKNVLNRAIESGLPINLVQVKFPYLEAGLQEGQENIDSLDTMERMIPFFKAVNFLEEPVQKLIEEMNPRPSCLISDFCLPYTSKIAKKFNIPKILFHGMGCFCLLCMHVLRKNREILDNLKSDKELFTVPDFPDRVEFTRTQVPVETYVPAGDWKDIFDGMVEANETSYGVIVNSFQELEPAYAKDYKEVRSGKAWTIGPVSLCNKVGADKAERGNKSDIDQDECLKWLDSKKHGSVLYVCLGSICNLPLSQLKELGLGLEESQRPFIWVIRGWEKYKELVEWFSESGFEDRIQDRGLLIKGWSPQMLILSHPSVGGFLTHCGWNSTLEGITAGLPLLTWPLFADQFCNEKLVVEVLKAGVRSGVEQPMKWGEEEKIGVLVDKEGVKKAVEELMGESDDAKERRRRAKELGDSAHKAVEEGGSSHSNISFLLQDIMELAEPNN; from the coding sequence ATGGTTTCCGAAACAACCAAATCTTCTCCACTTCACTTTGTTCTCTTCCCTTTCATGGCTCAAGGCCACATGATTCCCATGGTTGATATTGCAAGGCTCTTGGCTCAGCGTGGTGTGATCATAACAATTGTCACGACGCCTCACAATGCAGCGAGGTTCAAGAATGTCCTAAACCGTGCCATTGAGTCTGGCTTGCCCATCAACTTAGTGCAAGTCAAGTTTCCATATCTAGAAGCTGGTTTGCAAGAAGGACAAGAGAATATCGATTCTCTTGACACAATGGAGCGGATGATACCTTTCTTTAAAGCGGTTAACTTTCTCGAAGAACCAGTCCAGAAGCTCATTGAAGAGATGAACCCTCGACCAAGCTGTctaatttctgatttttgtttgcctTATACAAGCAAAATCGCCAAGAAGTTCAATATCCCAAAGATCCTCTTCCATGGCATGGGTTGCTTTTGTCTTCTGTGTATGCATGTTTTACGCAAGAACCGTGAGATCTTGGACAATTTAAAGTCAGATAAGGAGCTTTTCACTGTTCCTGATTTTCCTGATAGAGTTGAATTCACAAGAACGCAAGTTCCGGTAGAAACATATGTTCCAGCTGGAGACTGGAAAGATATCTTTGATGGTATGGTAGAAGCGAATGAGACATCTTATGGTGTGATCGTCAACTCATTTCAAGAGCTCGAGCCTGCTTATGCCAAAGACTACAAGGAGGTAAGGTCCGGTAAAGCATGGACCATTGGACCCGTTTCCTTGTGCAACAAGGTAGGAGCCGACAAAGCAGAGAGGGGAAACAAATCAGACATTGATCAAGATGAGTGCCTTAAATGGCTCGATTCTAAGAAACATGGCTCGGTGCTTTACGTTTGTCTTGGAAGTATCTGTAATCTTCCTTTGTCTCAACTCAAGGAGCTGGGACTAGGCCTAGAGGAATCCCAAAGACCTTTCATTTGGGTCATAAGAGGTTGGGAGAAGTACAAAGAGTTAGTTGAGTGGTTCTCGGAAAGCGGCTTTGAAGATAGAATCCAAGATAGAGGACTTCTCATCAAAGGATGGTCCCCTCAAATGCTTATCCTTTCACATCCATCAGTTGGAGGGTTCCTAACACACTGTGGTTGGAACTCGACTCTTGAGGGGATAACTGCTGGTCTACCGCTACTTACATGGCCGCTATTCGCAGACCAATTCTGCAATGAGAAATTGGTCGTTGAGGTACTAAAAGCCGGTGTAAGATCCGGGGTTGAACAGCCTATGAAATGgggagaagaggagaaaataGGAGTGTTGGTGGATAAAGAAGGAGTGAAGAAGGCAGTGGAAGAATTAATGGGTGAGAGTGATGAtgcaaaagagagaagaagaagagccaaAGAGCTTGGAGATTCAGCTCACAAGGCTGTGGAAGAAGGAGGCTCTTCTCATTCTAACATCTCTTTCTTGCTACAAGACATAATGGAACTGGCAGAACCCAATAATTGA
- a CDS encoding ARM repeat superfamily protein (ARM repeat superfamily protein; FUNCTIONS IN: binding; INVOLVED IN: biological_process unknown; LOCATED IN: chloroplast; EXPRESSED IN: 23 plant structures; EXPRESSED DURING: 14 growth stages; CONTAINS InterPro DOMAIN/s: Armadillo-like helical (InterPro:IPR011989), Armadillo-type fold (InterPro:IPR016024); Has 392 Blast hits to 295 proteins in 82 species: Archae - 0; Bacteria - 2; Metazoa - 305; Fungi - 6; Plants - 46; Viruses - 0; Other Eukaryotes - 33 (source: NCBI BLink).) → MASSSLGSSIPAPEAVQLLVSSLADDSSVVREASMASLRDIASLNPLLVLDCCYAVSRGGRRRFGNMAGVFQVMAFSVGALEKGESDSVFMGKLAKIATAEIISSKELNADWQRQASGLLVSIGTHFPDLMMEEIFLHLSGPATAAPAMVQILADFASSDALQFTPRLKGVLSKVSPILGNVRDIHRPIFANAFKCWSQAVWLYITDLTSDSPLDSDVMSFLNSVFELLLRVWAVSRDHKVRVSTVDALGQMVGLITRTQLKSALPRLIPAILELYKKDHDDALLATCSLHNLLNASLLSESGPPLLDFEDLTIVLSTLLPVIGINNERKRFSDISVGRKTYNEVQRCFLTVGLVYPEDLFTFLLNKCKLKEDPLTFGALCILKHLLPRLFEAWHSKRPLLVDTASSLLDEQSLAVRKALSELIVVMASHCYLVGPSGELFVEYLVRHSAIGESDHLKAKGELVSPTQLRAVCGKGLLLLTVTIPEMELSDFNAKEYMKLQYILWPFLLKMIIPKVYTGAVASVCRCITELCRRRSSTTPMLIECKARADIPNPEELFTRLVVLLHNPLAKEQLASQILTVLGYLSPLFPKNISMFWQDEIPKMKAYVYDTEDLKLDPTYQETWDDMIINFLAESLDVTQDADWVISLGNSFAKQYILYAPDDDHAALLHRCIGILLQKVNDRAYVRDKIDWMYEQADISIPANRLGLAKAMGLVAASHLDTVLEKLKIIVDNVGQSIFQRILSLFSESYKTEDSDDIHAALALMYGYAAKYAPSSVIEARIDALVGTNMLSRLLHVRQQTAKQAVITAIDLLGRAVINAAETGATFPLKRRDQMLDYILTLMGRDENEGFAESSLEVLHTQALALNACTTLVSVEPKLTIETRNRVMKATLGFFALPNDPSDVISPLIDNLVTLLCAILLTSGEDGRSRAEQLLHLLRQLDQYVSSPIDYQRKRGCVAVHEMLLKFRKLCVGGYCALGCSGDCPHRKYADRSMQGNFSNLPSVFLFPDREVLCLGDRVITYLPRCADTNSEVRKISAQILDQFFSISLSLPKAVLTSGLDSEDSYKALSSLEDVIAILKSDASIDPSEVFNRIVSSICSLLTEHELVAALHSCTAAICDKIRQSAEGAIQAVTEFVSRRGSQLSDNDISRTTHSLLSAAVHITDKNLRVEAIGAISALAENTQSSIVFNEVLATAGKDIVTKDITRMRGGWPMQDAFYAFSQHTELSVLFMEHLISILNRSSLVKSDSHKGENTSSSSETHVEDDILQAAIFALTAFFRGGGKIGKKAVEKSYSSVVGALTLQLGSCHGLASSGQQDPLRVLLTSFQAFCECVGDLEMGKILARNGEQIEKEKWVGLIGDIAGCISIKRPKEVRHICMILTKALNRPQRFQREAAAAALSEFIRYSGDFSSVMEEMVEALCRHVSDDSPTVRRLCLRGLVQMPSACMSHYTTQVIGVILALLDDLDESVQLTAVSCLLMVTESASNDAVEPILLNLSVRLRNLQVSMDPKMRANAFSALGALSKYATGGQREGFVEQIHSTLPRLVVHLHDDDPSIRQACRVTLKRFAPLVDIINYSTLYDSRAFGSEDRTDYENFVRDLSKHLVQESERVDTYMASTIQAFDAPWPVIQANAIHFSTTMLSLSEDQHIISLYYPQVFETLVSKMTRSQDSVVRAACSSAFGLLLRSSKSTLWRGARLDGTDSGRKANDLESVKK, encoded by the exons ATGGCTTCTTCAAGTTTAGGGAGCTCAATCCCTGCACCAG AGGCTGTTCAACTTCTGGTATCATCTCTAGCTGATGATTCCTCTGTGGTTAGAGAAGCTTCCATGGCTTCTCTTAGAGATATTGCCTCCCT gaATCCGCTTCTGGTACTTGATTGTTGCTATGCTGTGTCTCGTGGAGGACGAAGG CGGTTTGGTAACATGGCTGGGGTTTTTCAAGTAATGGCATTTAGTGTTGGTGCGTTAGAGAAAGGGGAGAGTGATTCAGTTTTCATGGGAAAGCTTGCTAAGATTGCTACAGCTGAGATTATATCTTCCAAG GAACTAAATGCTGATTGGCAAAGGCAAGCATCAGGGCTGCTCGTCTCAATTGGAACACATTTTCCTGATCTT ATGATGGAAGAAATATTTCTTCATCTGTCTGGTCCGGCTACAGCTGCACCTGCTATGGTTCAAATACTTGCTGACTTTGCCTCATCTGATG CTTTGCAGTTCACTCCACGCCTGAAAGGTGTACTTTCAAAGGTGTCGCCTATTCTTGGGAATGTTCGGGACATACACCGACCAATATTTGCAAATG CATTTAAGTGCTGGTCTCAGGCAGTGTGGCTATACATCACAGATCTTACCTCAGATTCTCCGCTTGACAGTGATGTCAT GTCATTTCTGAATTCAGTTTTTGAGCTATTGTTGAGAGTTTGGGCAGTTTCCCGAGATCATAAG GTACGAGTATCAACTGTAGACGCTCTGGGTCAAATGGTCGGTCTTATCACGCGGACACAACTGAAATCAGCATTACCAAGGCTTATTCCAGCAATACTTGAACT GTATAAGAAAGATCATGATGATGCTCTTTTGGCGACATGTAGTCTTCACAACCTTTTAAATGCCTCGTTACTTTCTGAGTCTGGTCCTCCACTGCTTGATTTTGAG GACCTCACAATTGTTCTGTCAACACTTCTTCCTGTGATCGGTATcaataatgaaagaaaaaggttcTCAGATATTTCTGTGGGACGGAAG ACATACAATGAAGTGCAGCGGTGTTTTCTGACTGTTGGCTTGGTTTACCCTGAGGATTTGTTTACATTTCTTCTTAAC AAATGCAAGTTGAAAGAAGACCCTTTGACGTTTGGTGCTCTTTGCATCTTGAAACATCTGCTTCCGAG GTTGTTTGAAGCATGGCACTCAAAACGGCCTCTTTTGGTGGATACTGCAAGTTCTTTGTTAGATGAGCAAAGTTTAGCTGTTCGAAAAGCCCTTTCAGAG TTGATCGTGGTCATGGCTTCACACTGCTATCTGGTCGGTCCATCTGGGGAATTATTTGTTGAATACCTTGTACGCCATTCTGCAATAGGAGAGAGTGACCATCTGAAG GCAAAAGGGGAACTAGTTAGTCCAACACAGCTAAGAGCAGTTTGTGGAAAAGGTCTTCTGCTCTTGACCGTTACAATCCCAGAGATGGAG CTTTCAGATTTTAATGCTAAAGAGTATATGAAATTGCAGTACATTCTTTGGCCTTTCCTACTGAAAATGATTATCCCTAAGGTCTACACTGGCGCTGTTGCATCA GTATGTAGATGCATAACTGAACTTTGTCGTCGTAGATCTTCAACCACCCCCATGTTGATCGAGTGTAAAGCTCGTGCTGATATTCCGAACCCTGAG GAGTTGTTTACCCGTTTGGTGGTTCTTTTGCACAACCCTCTGGCAAAAGAGCAGTTAGCATCCCAAATTTTGACG GTCCTTGGCTATCTATCCCCTCTTTTTCCAAAGAACATCAGCATGTTTTGGCAAGATGAG ATTCCAAAAATGAAGGCGTATGTCTATGACACAGAAGATCTGAAGCTGGATCCAACTTACCAGGAAACTTGGGATGACATGATAATCAAT TTTCTAGCAGAATCATTGGATGTCACCCAGGATGCTGACTGGGTTATATCTCTTGGAAATTCTTTTGCAAAACAATATATTCTTTACGCTCCGGATGATGACCATGCAGCACTTCTACACCG GTGTATCGGAATACTTCTCCAGAAAGTTAATGATAGAGCATATGTTCGTGACAAGATTGACTGGATGTACGAACAGGCTGACATTTCTATACCTGCAAATAGACTGGGTTTGGCGAAGGCCATGGGGCTG GTCGCGGCTTCTCACTTGGACACTGTACTGGAAAAGCTGAAAATCATCGTGGATAATGTTGGGCAGAGTATTTTCCAAAG gatcttatctctcttctctgagAGCTATAAAACAGAAGACAGTGATGATATACACGCTGCTTTGGCTTTGATGTATGGATATGCTGCAAAATATGCACCCTCATCAGTTATTGAAGCCAGAATAGATGCACTTGTC GGCACCAATATGCTTTCACGGCTTCTTCATGTGCGGCAACAAACAGCAAAACAAGCTGTTATAACTGCTATTGATTTATTAG GTCGTGCTGTCATAAATGCTGCAGAAACTGGTGCTACATTCCCattgaaaagaagagatcaGATGCTTGATTATATATTGACTTTGATGGGCCGAGATGAAAATGAAGGTTTTGCAGAATCTAGTCTCGAAGTTCTACACACTCAG GCACTCGCTCTGAATGCATGCACAACACTTGTCTCTGTGGAACCAAAGCTGACCATTGAAACTCGAAATCGTGTCATGAAG GCTACACTGGGATTCTTTGCTTTGCCTAATGATCCATCAGATGTCATTAGTCCCCTTATAGACAATCTTGTGACTCTCTTGTGTGCCATCCTTCTTACAAG TGGAGAGGATGGAAGAAGTCGAGCGGAGCAGCTTTTGCATCTGCTTAGACAGCTTGATCAATATGTTTCGTCACCCATtgattatcaaagaaaaagaggttGTGTGGCAGTTCATGAGATGCTTCTAAAGTTTCGTAAGCTTTGTGTTGGTGGCTATTGTGCTCTTGGTTGTTCTGGGGATTGCCCACATAGAAAGTATGCTGACCGCAGTATGCAGGGGaatttttcaaatctaccat CGGTATTTTTATTTCCTGATCGCGAGGTATTATGTTTGGGAGATAGGGTCATAACCTATCTCCCACGCTGTGCTGACACAAATTCTGAAGTACGGAAAATTTCGGCACAG attCTTGACCAGTTCTTCAGCATTTCCCTTTCCCTTCCAAAAGCTGTACTTACAAGCGGGTTGGATTCTGAAGACTCCTATAAAGCCCTGTCTTCCCTTGAGGATGTCATTGCCATATTGAAAAGT GATGCCTCTATTGATCCATCTGAAGTTTTTAACAGAATAGTCTCTTCCATTTGTTCTCTCTTAACGGAGCATGAG CTTGTAGCAGCCTTGCATAGTTGCACTGCAGCTATCTGTGACAAAATCAGGCAATCTGCTGAGGGAGCCATTCAAGCGGTTACTGAGTTTGTTTCAAGAAGAGGGAGTCAGCTTAGTGACAATGATATATCAAG GACAACTCACTCCTTACTCTCGGCAGCAGTTCATATAACTGATAAGAATTTACGTGTTGAAGCTATTGGAGCT ATATCTGCACTAGCAGAGAACACACAATCGTCAATTGTGTTTAATGAAGTGTTGGCCACTGCTGGAAAAGACATCGTGACAAAGGACATAACTAGAATGCGTGGGGGATGGCCAATGCAAGATGCATTTTAT GCTTTCTCTCAACATACGGAGCTTTCAGTTTTGTTCATGGAACACTTAATATCCATTCTCAATCGTAGTTCTTTAGTTAAAAGTGATTCACATAAGGGAGAGAATACTAGCTCTTCTTCTGAAACACATGTAGAAGATGATATTCTTCAAGCTGCCATTTTTGCTCTCACTGCTTTTTTTCG GGGTGGCGGAAAAATTGGAAAGAAAGCTGTTGAGAAAAGCTACTCTTCTGTCGTTGGGGCACTTACTCTTCAATTGGGTAGCTGTCATGGACTTGCAAGTTCTGGTCAGCAAGACCCATTACG AGTACTTCTAACTTCATTTCAGGCTTTCTGTGAGTGTGTTGGTGATCTGGAGATGGGCAAG ATTTTGGCTCGTAATGGGGagcaaatagaaaaagaaaaatgggttGGTCTAATTGGCGATATTGCTGGATGCATTTCAATTAAGAGACCGAAGGAG GTTCGACATATTTGCATGATTCTAACAAAAGCACTAAACCGTCCACAAAGATTTCAAAGGgaagctgctgctgctgcattGTCAGAGTTTATACGCTACAG TGGTGATTTTAGTTCTGTAATGGAGGAGATGGTCGAAGCACTCTGTCGCCATGTGTCCGATGATTCTCCGACTGTAAGGCGCCTTTGTCTAAGAGGATTAGTGCAA ATGCCATCTGCTTGTATGAGCCACTACACAACTCAAGTTATTGGTGTAATATTAGCGTTGCTTGATGATCTGGATGAGTCTGTGCAACTAACTGCAGTGTCATGCTTGTTGATG gTTACAGAGTCAGCTTCTAATGATGCTGTTGAACCTATCTTGCTGAATTTATCTGTTCGGCTTCGTAACCTTCAG GTTAGTATGGACCCGAAGATGAGAGCCAATGCATTTTCAGCACTTGGAGCTTTAAGTAAATATGCTACTGGAGGGCAACGTGAGGGATTTGTTGAGCAG ATTCATTCCACCCTTCCACGCTTGGTAGTGCATCTCCATGACGATGATCCTAGCATAAGACAGGCTTGTCGg GTAACCCTCAAGCGGTTTGCTCCACTCGTGGACATAATAAACTATTCTACCCTCTATGATTCACGTGCTTTTGGTTCTGAAGATAG AACTGACTATGAAAACTTCGTAAGGGATCTCTCAAAGCACTTGGTTCAAGAGTCGGAAAGAGTTGATACTTACATGGCCTCAACCATCCAG GCTTTTGATGCACCGTGGCCAGTAATTCAGGCGAATGCAATACACTTCTCCACCACCATGTTGTCACTCTCAGAGGATCAGCACATAATCTCTCTCTACTACCCACAG GTGTTTGAAACGCTGGTTAGCAAGATGACCCGGTCGCAAGATTCAGTTGTGAGAGCAGCATGCTCATCAGCCTTTGGGTTACTGCTAAGATCAAGCAAGTCAACACTGTGGAGAGGAGCTCGACTTGACGGGACCGACTCAGGTAGAAAAGCCAATGATCTCGAATCTGTTAAGAAATAA